A region from the Streptomyces sp. NBC_01445 genome encodes:
- a CDS encoding ATP-binding protein has product MKMPIRHVAGNVVWSVHGTVWALYRVQGVDQVHASKTAKLRRLKALEALVKKLVGESMWLSLCPQVDPRAVVRAMTEDIDMAASDEYTQVAHRVLDRLEGLELTGRTDWLAVPLPAVGRRQRLADMAGAAKGEVALQLGLLPAPISRQEEGRRLAQGAQMAATWPGTVAVRPASEAEILWIYGHSARRGVLEPLLPTPDALRGLVNRGRTVAALGQAVLTEGAIDGALADEGERRGPGVFKRRWLEVATEHGASYQSFLTLSEMPEAFRFPGSEYLAALDTFGFPVDWVVRLNVTPGAVAEAKTRRKARDLAGQPEEWAHDPAGVPASIGKASDSLAENRERLTASKGEVDVRAMVAFCVWGAGPQEVEQRAGQLTAEFGGDDYTLDRPLGDQEHLFYGMLPGARTPQAMASYAQYLLARDFCMAGPWAATELGDERGPLYGWQLTGGGARPVLMDFTRGPMKRTSASAAFLGELGGGKSYAMKCAVYWTLAAGRKKGAPGSRGRTVIVDRTPKQEWLRFARACPGRTELITTDSSAAVCLDPFRVFTQQRGQASVDISEAQRRCESFLHMLLGIQSMDEAGDVLSEAVAHVLASTKPSMRALMAHLTERGVRDDDPTCRSLARKLNMHARRDIARAVFDESLPVIDTDADSVVFSVAQLALPKKWELEPGHFERLSPEKVFGRAALYLIAAICRHIAFDPRHEAEFCQVVWDECWWLTSAPEGLDLLLELVRDGRKHNAGVLVGSHDPDDIGPDTEVGRIVRGLFPRRHLFRQTNMELARRGLDFLDLDTGDPELLEMVTTRLSPLDESDVVQAQRAGECLVRDLFGRIGAMRVQVPLDPALADVIHSDPEQARAEEGPGGEGLVADGMEAVTA; this is encoded by the coding sequence GTGAAGATGCCGATTAGGCACGTGGCCGGGAACGTCGTGTGGAGCGTGCACGGCACGGTGTGGGCGCTGTACCGGGTGCAGGGAGTGGACCAGGTCCACGCCAGCAAGACCGCGAAGCTGCGCCGTCTGAAGGCGCTCGAGGCGCTGGTGAAGAAGCTGGTGGGCGAGTCGATGTGGCTCTCTCTGTGTCCGCAGGTCGACCCGCGCGCGGTGGTGCGGGCGATGACCGAGGACATCGACATGGCGGCCAGCGACGAATACACGCAGGTCGCCCACCGGGTCCTCGACAGGTTGGAGGGCCTGGAGCTGACCGGGCGCACCGACTGGCTCGCCGTCCCGCTGCCCGCAGTCGGTCGCCGTCAGCGCCTGGCGGACATGGCGGGCGCGGCGAAAGGCGAAGTCGCCCTGCAGCTCGGTCTGTTGCCCGCGCCGATCAGCCGGCAGGAAGAAGGACGCCGGCTGGCGCAGGGGGCGCAGATGGCGGCGACGTGGCCGGGCACGGTGGCGGTGCGTCCGGCGAGCGAGGCGGAGATCCTGTGGATCTACGGGCACTCGGCGCGGCGCGGGGTGCTGGAGCCGCTGCTGCCCACCCCCGACGCGCTACGCGGGCTCGTCAACCGCGGCCGCACGGTCGCCGCGCTCGGCCAGGCCGTGCTCACCGAGGGGGCCATCGACGGCGCCCTCGCCGACGAGGGGGAGCGGCGCGGCCCGGGCGTATTCAAGCGCAGGTGGCTGGAGGTCGCCACCGAACACGGCGCCTCCTACCAGTCGTTCTTGACGCTTTCCGAGATGCCGGAGGCATTCCGCTTCCCCGGCTCGGAGTACCTGGCCGCACTGGACACCTTCGGCTTCCCCGTCGACTGGGTGGTGCGCCTGAACGTCACCCCCGGGGCGGTCGCCGAGGCCAAGACCCGTCGCAAGGCCCGCGACCTGGCGGGCCAGCCCGAGGAGTGGGCGCACGATCCGGCCGGGGTGCCAGCCTCGATCGGAAAGGCATCGGACAGCCTGGCGGAGAACCGGGAGCGGCTGACCGCGTCCAAGGGCGAAGTCGACGTGCGGGCCATGGTCGCCTTCTGCGTCTGGGGAGCGGGCCCGCAGGAGGTGGAACAGCGGGCCGGACAGCTCACTGCGGAGTTCGGCGGCGACGACTACACCCTGGACCGGCCGCTCGGCGACCAGGAACACCTCTTCTACGGGATGCTGCCCGGCGCCCGCACCCCGCAGGCCATGGCCTCCTACGCCCAGTACCTACTCGCCCGCGACTTCTGCATGGCCGGACCATGGGCGGCGACCGAACTCGGCGACGAGCGCGGCCCGCTGTACGGGTGGCAACTGACCGGCGGCGGCGCCCGCCCCGTGCTGATGGACTTCACACGCGGCCCAATGAAGCGGACCTCCGCCTCGGCGGCGTTCCTCGGCGAGCTCGGCGGCGGCAAGTCGTACGCGATGAAGTGCGCCGTCTACTGGACACTCGCCGCAGGCCGCAAGAAGGGGGCGCCGGGTAGTCGCGGTCGCACGGTGATCGTGGACCGCACCCCGAAGCAGGAGTGGCTGCGCTTCGCGCGTGCCTGCCCCGGACGCACCGAGCTGATCACCACCGACAGCAGCGCCGCCGTCTGCCTCGACCCCTTTCGGGTGTTCACGCAGCAGCGCGGACAGGCGTCGGTCGACATCTCCGAGGCCCAGCGGCGCTGCGAGTCCTTTCTGCACATGCTGCTGGGCATCCAGTCGATGGACGAGGCAGGCGATGTCCTGTCCGAGGCCGTCGCACACGTCCTGGCAAGCACGAAGCCGAGCATGCGCGCCCTGATGGCGCACCTGACCGAGCGCGGCGTACGCGACGACGACCCGACCTGCCGGTCCTTGGCCCGCAAGCTGAACATGCACGCCCGCCGCGACATCGCGCGTGCAGTCTTCGACGAGAGCCTGCCGGTCATCGACACCGACGCCGACTCCGTGGTGTTCTCCGTCGCTCAGCTGGCACTGCCCAAGAAGTGGGAGCTGGAGCCGGGCCATTTCGAACGGCTCAGCCCGGAGAAGGTGTTCGGGCGTGCGGCCCTGTATCTGATCGCGGCGATCTGCCGGCACATCGCTTTCGACCCGCGCCACGAAGCGGAGTTCTGCCAGGTCGTGTGGGACGAGTGCTGGTGGCTCACCTCCGCGCCCGAAGGCCTGGACCTCCTCCTGGAGCTGGTGCGCGACGGCCGCAAGCACAACGCCGGCGTGCTGGTGGGCAGCCACGACCCCGACGACATCGGCCCCGACACGGAAGTCGGCCGCATCGTGCGCGGCCTGTTCCCCCGCCGGCACCTGTTCCGCCAGACCAACATGGAACTGGCCCGCCGCGGCCTGGACTTCCTCGACCTCGACACAGGCGACCCCGAACTGCTGGAGATGGTCACCACCCGGCTCTCCCCGCTGGACGAGTCCGACGTGGTGCAGGCACAGCGGGCCGGTGAGTGCCTGGTGCGCGACCTGTTCGGTCGGATCGGTGCGATGCGCGTGCAGGTGCCGCTCGACCCGGCGCTGGCCGACGTCATCCACTCCGACCCCGAACAGGCCCGAGCCGAGGAAGGCCCGGGCGGCGAAGGGCTGGTCGCGGACGGAATGGAGGCGGTGACGGCATGA
- a CDS encoding lytic transglycosylase domain-containing protein: MTKKGWLALGAAAAVMPLLLGVGAFVALTGAVAADQDEQRRQAAYLSGGVQDAPASVKGIGPVMLSAYANAASRTIKLRPKCKGMRWSVLAGFGQVESHHAAGHRVADDGTITPRIIGARLDGSGAGGNTSKVPDTDGGTWDDDTSYDRAVGPMQFLPSTWNGPTGQDGNSDGIKDPHNAFDAALGAAVYLCGTEPSDLSDDAQLRKAALRYNHAGWYANEVLQYVHQYDQAGDVLGNTGSNGPVPVSVSLPGPPAAYQGGATACSYSDPTGGRCLTGATAHGYQEILNKWPRWHGGIGCQTPRAEGGEHPLGRACDYTPGTLGTRAVGTALAQGWALAAWLRKNAGALDVQYVIWQGRIWSINHPEDQGGWGRPYDHGLNNTHTVTGGHYDHVHVTYND, from the coding sequence GTGACGAAGAAGGGATGGCTCGCGCTCGGCGCGGCCGCCGCCGTCATGCCGCTGCTGCTCGGTGTCGGCGCCTTCGTGGCCCTCACCGGGGCGGTGGCCGCCGACCAGGACGAACAGAGGCGGCAGGCCGCCTACTTGTCCGGGGGCGTACAGGATGCGCCGGCCTCGGTGAAGGGGATCGGGCCGGTGATGCTGTCCGCGTACGCGAACGCGGCCTCCCGCACCATCAAGCTCCGCCCGAAGTGCAAAGGCATGCGCTGGTCGGTACTGGCCGGATTCGGGCAGGTCGAGTCCCACCACGCCGCGGGCCATCGCGTCGCAGACGACGGGACGATCACCCCGCGCATCATCGGCGCCCGCCTCGACGGCTCCGGCGCCGGCGGCAACACCAGCAAGGTGCCCGACACCGACGGCGGCACATGGGACGACGACACCTCATACGACCGCGCCGTGGGCCCGATGCAGTTCCTGCCCTCCACCTGGAACGGGCCCACCGGCCAGGACGGCAATAGCGACGGCATCAAGGACCCCCACAACGCGTTCGACGCGGCGCTCGGCGCCGCCGTCTACCTGTGCGGCACCGAGCCCAGCGACCTGAGCGACGACGCCCAGCTACGCAAGGCCGCCCTGCGCTACAACCACGCCGGCTGGTACGCGAACGAAGTCCTGCAGTACGTGCACCAGTACGACCAGGCCGGCGACGTCCTCGGCAACACCGGCAGCAACGGCCCCGTGCCCGTCTCCGTGTCCCTGCCCGGCCCCCCGGCCGCCTACCAGGGCGGAGCAACAGCCTGCTCGTACTCTGACCCGACCGGGGGCCGCTGCCTGACCGGCGCAACAGCCCACGGATACCAGGAAATCCTTAACAAGTGGCCGCGCTGGCACGGCGGAATCGGCTGCCAGACACCGCGCGCCGAAGGCGGCGAGCACCCGCTCGGCCGCGCCTGCGACTACACACCGGGCACCCTCGGCACCCGCGCCGTCGGCACCGCGCTCGCCCAGGGCTGGGCTCTGGCCGCATGGCTGCGCAAGAACGCCGGAGCGCTGGACGTGCAGTACGTGATCTGGCAGGGACGGATCTGGAGCATCAACCACCCTGAAGATCAGGGCGGTTGGGGGCGGCCGTACGACCACGGACTGAACAACACGCACACCGTCACCGGCGGGCACTACGACCACGTCCACGTCACCTACAACGACTGA
- a CDS encoding RNA polymerase sigma factor yields the protein MYDACRQRVWAYAVSRAGRQIADEVVSETFTIAWRRLSDVPDPALPWLLGVARNVVRDSARAEVRRASLAAELRSWTEHAEGDVADDVTDRLALLRALTTVSEADREVLMLAAWDGLSPAEAAKVVGCTAAAMRVRLHRARGRLNRALDDSHASPAPGPASTPPSAVFVREEA from the coding sequence ATGTACGACGCGTGTCGGCAGCGGGTATGGGCGTACGCGGTCAGCCGGGCAGGCCGGCAGATTGCCGACGAGGTGGTCAGTGAGACGTTCACGATCGCCTGGCGTCGTCTGTCGGATGTGCCGGACCCGGCGCTGCCCTGGCTGCTCGGGGTCGCCCGCAACGTGGTGCGCGACAGCGCTCGCGCCGAGGTGCGACGCGCCTCGCTCGCGGCTGAGCTGCGCTCCTGGACAGAACACGCCGAAGGGGATGTCGCCGACGACGTGACCGACCGGCTTGCGCTGCTACGCGCGCTCACGACGGTGTCCGAGGCCGACCGTGAAGTACTCATGCTGGCCGCCTGGGACGGGCTCAGCCCGGCCGAGGCGGCCAAGGTCGTCGGCTGCACGGCGGCAGCTATGCGGGTCCGCTTGCACCGTGCCCGCGGCCGGCTCAACCGGGCGCTCGATGACAGCCACGCTTCTCCAGCGCCTGGCCCTGCTTCTACGCCGCCTAGTGCCGTGTTCGTACGAGAGGAGGCCTGA
- a CDS encoding CU044_5270 family protein, with translation MADDILQRLAAARPAHLAPDSPVDDTVRTIELTAAMAAAPTSSETRSPMARLRRRLRPVWGLGLAAVATVAALVVTTTNLGPTHEPAQQVFSGRELLLAGANALDRQPQLKGDYWYQVEHRGYLTQIPGKNYVIDQRWVTRTWLAADADKRWTEHTDLGARPATESDEAAWKADGSPHTFDLTDPATKARAERENAKESHHTPRSVPKDIVHYKGQGVIQRDAPGGGSEEMPSGDISVRELRGLSTNAHTLADQLLVMIDEDYDAPPKALHELVVDTARQIAFSMPSPPRLRAAAYRLLADEPGVRSLGTVEDHDGRTGYGIAMPSPYGADPGPLEVHYVFDRSTGMPLGSVTVAAAAFKQWKAGDTINYTTIAMRWTDQAPPFDTDTHPRPPSADR, from the coding sequence ATGGCAGACGACATTCTGCAGCGCCTCGCCGCCGCACGCCCCGCACACCTGGCCCCGGACTCGCCCGTGGACGACACCGTCCGGACCATCGAACTCACGGCCGCCATGGCCGCCGCGCCCACGTCATCCGAAACACGGTCCCCGATGGCGCGGCTGCGACGGCGACTGCGACCGGTGTGGGGGCTGGGCCTCGCGGCCGTGGCCACCGTAGCGGCGCTCGTCGTGACAACGACCAACTTGGGTCCTACGCACGAGCCCGCGCAACAGGTCTTCTCCGGCCGGGAGTTGCTGCTGGCCGGCGCGAACGCCCTCGACAGGCAGCCCCAGCTGAAGGGCGACTACTGGTACCAGGTGGAGCACCGCGGATACCTCACACAGATCCCCGGCAAGAACTACGTCATCGACCAGCGGTGGGTCACCCGCACGTGGCTCGCCGCTGACGCCGACAAACGGTGGACCGAGCACACCGACCTGGGCGCACGGCCAGCCACAGAGTCGGACGAGGCCGCCTGGAAGGCAGACGGTTCCCCGCACACCTTCGACCTGACCGACCCCGCCACCAAGGCCCGCGCCGAGCGGGAGAACGCGAAGGAGAGCCACCACACGCCCAGGTCCGTACCGAAAGACATCGTTCACTACAAGGGCCAGGGCGTCATCCAGCGCGACGCGCCAGGCGGCGGGAGTGAAGAGATGCCCTCCGGCGACATCAGCGTCCGCGAACTGCGCGGGCTGTCCACGAACGCGCACACGCTGGCCGACCAGCTACTCGTAATGATCGACGAGGACTACGACGCCCCGCCCAAGGCGCTGCACGAACTCGTCGTCGACACTGCCCGGCAGATCGCGTTCAGCATGCCATCGCCGCCCCGACTGCGCGCAGCGGCCTACCGGCTACTGGCCGACGAGCCAGGCGTGCGCTCCCTGGGCACGGTCGAGGACCACGACGGCCGTACCGGATACGGCATTGCCATGCCTTCGCCGTACGGGGCAGACCCGGGTCCCCTCGAAGTCCACTACGTCTTCGACCGCAGCACCGGCATGCCCCTGGGCAGCGTCACCGTCGCCGCCGCGGCCTTCAAGCAGTGGAAGGCGGGCGACACCATCAACTACACGACCATCGCCAT